CGCGTCTACGCCCTGGAGGACCTGGCCAGCAGCGACGTGATGTTCGCGGCGACCGGGGTCACCTTCGGCGACTACCTCCTCGGCGTCCGGTTCTTCAGCGGCGGGGCGACCACGCAGTCGGTGGTCATGCGGTCCCGGTCCCGCACGGTCCGGATCATCGACACGACCCACTACTTCGAGTTCAAGCCCAAGTACGACTGATGGCGACGGGACGCATCGAGATCGACTTCGAGCGGTGCAAGGCGTGCGAACTTTGCGTTCCCGCGTGCCCGAAGAACTGCATCGAGATCGGCGAACGGATCAACCGCCAGGGGTACACCTCCGCGGCGTTCGCGCGTCCCGACGACTGCACGGGGTGCGCGATCTGCGCGGAGACGTGCCCCGACGCATGCATCCGGGTGTGGCGATGA
This is a stretch of genomic DNA from Deltaproteobacteria bacterium. It encodes these proteins:
- a CDS encoding 4Fe-4S binding protein, giving the protein MATGRIEIDFERCKACELCVPACPKNCIEIGERINRQGYTSAAFARPDDCTGCAICAETCPDACIRVWR